The genomic DNA atatttaaattttaaaaaataagattaagatcTAGGATTCAAattccaacaaaacaaaaattgatccaCGACACTTAATTGAACACCACTGCCggttaacaataacaacaataaatattgttaaaaaaaacaacaacaataattaaaatttccCATCCTTACTTACAAAAGGATTGCATCCACGATAGAACTTCTTCCAACAcgtaaaacacattttttacTACAGTTATGAAAATACCAACGCAAAAGTAAATCACGCTAAATATGACTAACATCATGAAAAATTGTACTGCacatacataaataaaatcaatcaatgtCTGCCAGAGCCAATTCCATATGTTGAGTAATATAGAATTTGAGATATTTGAACCTTCATGAGCCATTTCCATGCGTTGAGTGATATTGAGACATTGCGAGATGCTTATTGGTCGAAAAGAGTCATCAAAATCTAATGCTTTAACTTCATATATATCATTATCAACAACCATTTTGGCAACTACTTGCTTATCTTTAGTTGTTACAATGATTCTACTACCTGTTCCAAACCAATCAAGTGTTCCAATTAAAATTTCTAATTGTTGTGGATCCTTGACATCGTCAAGAACAACAAGAACCTTCATACGACGAAGCCTCCTCTCAACAAAATAGGGCAATCCATATTGTGCgtcaaatttcaaattatgtTCTCCTAATAAAGTAgaaaaaatatctttctttaaatacatattttcatGTCCTCCCCATTCTTCACTTATATTAGCCTTAAAGTAACAACCATCATATTCAGAACATAGCCTCTTATATACGCCTTCGACAATAATTGTCTTTCCAATACCACTCATCCCCCAAATTCCAATAGCACGAACATCTTGTGACTCTACTTGTAACAATGATTCCACATATGatatttgtttttcaattcCAATAACTCCTTTTGAATTAACTACACGCACATGATCCAACCTCTTCAACACACTTTTAACTATTTCTTCAACGAGTTCAGCATCATACCTATGTAATAGAAAAGAGGAAAATTTATCAAATTGAATTACATTTATTTGGatgtaaataatatatatatatatatatatatatatatatatatatatatatatatatatatatatatatatatatatatatatatcaaaataggCCGAAACTAAGCAATAATATGATGGAAACAACAATGGTTTTAAATCAAAACAACTAAGGAAGATACCTTATTgcaacaaaaacaactttcttTGCGTTGTAAAACAACAGAAACAACTTCCGTTATTGCAAAACACAAAAACTCACCAAACTTACTTCAAACCCATATTCATTCAATTTGTCTCTTCAAAGACGAGCAAGTTATCAAGAATATAACAACTGTACAAATCCCTTGTACTCACATTGGAAGTTCTAtatggtgttttttttaaatttggtaaAATGTTAATGTTTAAGGTTGTATAAATAGTTGATTTTTTGGTTAGTTTGTGATAAcatatttgaatgttttggtTATAAATCTTGTTTGGACTAGGTTTAAGTTCAATGTGAttgtttaaaagttgaaataacaCAATGAATTAAGATTGTACATTTTGTACTCCAAGTGTTTAATGGAATGCTTGattgagtttttcattgattttttatatcgTGTAGATATGGTTGACAGACGCAGGCAAAGCAGGGAGACCATGAACCATATGTCTAAACAAGGATTGGGGCATAGGAGCGATGGGGAAGGGACCTCATTAGTGGGTGCGTCCTAGGTtgttgatccttcataggattAGTACCACCTAAGAAGCACTACCACAACCCTACTCAAGAGGAGTACCACCAGGTTGAGGAGCTTGAGCAACTTGACGCACAGGTTGATGCATTCGCACCCCCACTGGCACCTATGTTTTTTCTTGGGTCCTTTTGATATATCTCTAATGTCGTCATCCACTAAGCTTATCGCTTACAAGATTTGGAGTGACGTTGATGCAAGTATTATAGTATTACTTTATCATTCAAATGTTTATtttggttaatatatttttaccagtttgtttgtttttattttttattttttgtattttagtgTCACTCGTGTGTGCAAGGCCATCAGACATAGGAGGAAGATTGCTACACTTACACACCCAGCAGTGCATTTTGACTGGTTCTGGTTGCCACTTATTTATATTGGTTCTCTACTTTGAGTAGTGTCATGCTTACCACGTTGTCAGAGAGGTGGCATGAGGAGACCAACAACTTTCATCTTCCATTTGGAGAGATAACCGTCACGATGGATGATGTGGCGTGTCTTCTACCATCCCCGTCATAACGAAGATGATGGATCACGAGGAAAAGATCACTAAGGAGATGGGTGTCCTGTTGATGACTGAGTTGCTTGGTGTTATCGAGGCTTGAACGATTGATGAGTGTGATCCCCAGTTTcgcatttttattaatattccCTTTTTGACACAATTATTTGAGGAGCACCTCAATATGGTAACTCAGTTGAAGAATGTAGCTGAGCGAGATGAGGAGAGAAATAATTAGATGCAATGGTGTATGAGGGCTTTCTTGCTCTTTCTGGTTAGATATACCATATTCCCCAACAAGAGCAACAAGCACATTAACTTGATATGGCTTAATGTGATATAGGATATGGGCAGGATACATGAGTGATCATGGGGGTAGGATGACGTTGACTTATTTGTACCATTATCTTTATAAGGCTACCGATTTCACAAAAGGCTCCATCGGTGGATACACGACCTTGCTTGAGGTagtaatttatttcatttttatctttGTTGTATATCCTATTATAATACGCTAATATGTTTGTTTGCATTTTCAGACATGGGCTTTGGAAAATTTCAAACATTTATTTACATGGTCGTCGATCCCATTTATACCCTCAACTTGGCACGCGCTACTCGCTTTGCTTTTAAGAAGGGTCACATTTTATTGGAGTCCCCAACAAAGGCATCCTTAATCGTTTGGTCTTGGAAAACATCATATGGAGCCCCTACAATAAGCATAGGGAAGTGTATCCCTTCTAGAATATAAGTTGGTACTTTAGTTCGATTATTGCCGACAGAGGGAAGAAGTATCAACACTTGGTGGAGTGGGTGAAGAGGTAGTATAGGTTTGTCTAGGACATTCTCAGACATTTGCCGTTATGTTTCCTCTTGGTGAAGCCCAGGTATATCAGGTTTCCATGATTTGATGATTCACATCATACCTAAGGTTGAGGGGATCTGGTGGCTGTGGATCTATGGCAACATGCACCAGGGTACATGGCCTGATTCAATAGGGTTTCTCACTTAGAGTTACTCCCATCTATCGAAGAGGTTCATGAAACACCCCCTAGGCAGACTAATTAGGATGTCATCATTGAGTAGGATTATGCTAGAGATCATCCTGACACATTGGGTATCATAGGGAGCTACATTACAATGGCGGAAGAGGGGTTACATGATGGTCGGGCAGCCGAAGAATTCAATGGTATCTTGACGAAGATTGTGGATGAGATGCGCCCAGCCGCTACATATCAAATTTTGAGAAGGATGAGGCAGATCAGGAGGTAGTAGTTTTATGTTTAGTTGGTTTTGGATCATTGcttataaataatgaatttgTTTTGGATTTCATTGCATTTGTTTTGTGCAATCGaatgattttgatattaatttgtttcttttgtccGATGTAAATGAATGACTTTATcgcatgaatgaatgatttcAGTTTTActttgtttcttttaaaaatgattttaatgaatgaaggcaaaataaatgaatgattgAACGATTGAATGAATGTACGTGGTGAAAAAAACACAGGGTACATGGTGAAAATGGTGTTCTGCCTCTGTTGCCAGAGCGCAACGGCAGTTAATTGTCGTTGCAGTTGATATTGTGTGGTTGAGGTTGCACTAATAGTTTATGTGGTCCACGTTGCACATATACTTGCATAAATAGATGTGTTTAGTTCATCTGTTGTAAAACACATCAAAGAACTGTGAATACTTATCTAGTGAATCAGAACACAAAGCAGTTTTTTTGAACTTGGTCATATTGTCCTGCCAATTAGTATATTTCTATTGGAAAGGCAGCATGATCAAGTTCAAAACAAACTCTTAGAACATCTTCCCTTTCATCATCACTCATCTTATAAAGTAACATTTATCGTTTTATATAAGTTTACATGCAATGTTGTATCTAGgtcattttatattatttggtGTGCCTTACAGCAAATGATAGAGGTTGTTTTAGGggagaaaagtttttttttttttaaagaagtgtgAGATAGGAGTTTCAGTTATGGTATAAACCCAAACACAGCGACTCTTAAGTGTCACTGGTACGATGGAAATTAATTGTGTTGAATAGCGAACATCAGTTAATTGTCATTGGAGGCAATTTGGTCATTTTAAGATGGCTAGGAGAAAATTTGAAACCCTAAAAAGTCGATAACATTGTTTGAAATCATGCGGGAAAACCCCAATTAACCTAATAAGACTTATACAGAATTTGCACGGGTCCCACTTCATGTGTGTTAAAGATAAGTAGTTGTACATCTCCAAAGAAGATTGAGATAGTTGAGTGCACATATAAATCCTAAGTAAGATTATCAATTTATCatgaagataaaaaagaaattaactcACTATCGCTCCTAAGTTCCAGATAAATCCGTTGGATGGGGTGTACGAATGACAGGTTAGATCAAGTTATGTGTGTACCTTAGGTCCCAACATTATACTAGGTCAATTTTTCAACGCCTTTTAACACTTAAAACAATACTTTGAAAAACTCCATAAAACAATACCGCTTGATGGGGTGTGTTTTATGTCGCAAGGTATTGTTCTATGGAGTTTTTCACGCATTTTAGGGTTGTAGCATACGCTCGTGCATGACACAGCACGAGAGGTGTCTTTTGCCTATGCTCACTGGTTGCTAGGCGCCTGGCTCGGGATCTGCACCCATCATTCAGCGTTTTCTCATTCTTTTATGGCTAATCTCGTAACACCAAAGAAAGTAACTTTGTTCCTTTTCATCTAATGAGGTATCTttgttgtaaaaataataataatatatatcccTCATGTCACcttataaacaacttttttcatATTAATTGAATAACTGATAtatctaatctttttttttttttttgaagaaaattgatCTATTGTATGCTCAAATatacaacaattatttaatgcacttaaaaatgaatatttacTTATAATAATAACTTAAGGAAGTATATCTTTGCtgcctcaaaataaaaatattacctACCCTCATACTTTCTTTTACGGTGAAAAAGGAAATcagagaaaaaaattcaaatcttttaaaaatctatttagCTAAATATATCGGACTATCAAGCCAACCTactaaaagaaaatttgaatgatattttgtattattatattactaccattgttgttgttgttattattattttaaatttggtaATTTGGATTTAActataaattgattaattttttagtaATTTAAGTTACGAGTCTACATTAATTTTTtccatatttaaatgtattaataTAGATCAGAATTGAGATATGATATCATATATAggtaaattcaattaatttgttaaatattaaaacgAAGTTTAATAATCACATTGGTTTATTAGTTCGTTAATCTATTGAAACATGTATCGGATTACTTATTTAACTGCGTTCATATGGAATAGACTTTTAAACGAGCTAATTGATTATATTAGACTTCCAAAAAGTTAGATATAAGCCTAAATATTAAGTTGACGAGTTTGGCATAATTCTTGCAAAGCCTAAATACATGTAGAACCAAAGGAAAATAGGAAGTATTCAAATTTCACTTATTGGAATTAGAAataaaacttacaaaaattGTGATGAATGAAACCCTGAGATATCTGCAGATTTCTTCAAAGAGCTTCTCCACTGTTTCACCTTGttcaaattgtacttttgttcaTGTTCTGCAAATGCATTTGCATAAGTCCCCTTCTGATGCCTCACAACTGTAGGGTCAACTTTGTAAAAAACAGGCAATAAAATCTGTCCATCTTTCTCTCTACACTCAACAATTTTGACAAGCTCATCCAAACACCATTTTGAAGAAGCATAGTTTTGAGAGAATATGACTAATGAAATTGAAGATGTTTCAATAGCTTCAAAAAGTGATTGTGCTATTTCATCACCTTTTCTAAGCTTATTGTctacaaagaaaacaatttcCTTTCGAGATAAAGCTTCAACCAAATGACTAAGAAAACCTTCACGGATGTCCAGACCTCTAAAGCTAACAAAGACATCATGCTTGTCACTTTGAGGAACTGAACATTGAAATTCCGATGAATATGGACAATTTGTGTCTGATGTTGGGTTTTCCACTTCACCTTTCAATTTCGACATAAACAAGagacaaacaaaaaatacaagatTAATATTGTGCATTGTGGATCTTCCTTTGTGTCTCTACTCAAATAAGATAGCCACAACAAAAGATAAGATCATTTAAGAgagaattattaaaaaattaattgatgtcAAACAGCCACATTACTACTAATGCTTTGCATAAGCCACATTGCTACAATTGCTTTGCATAATAAACTATTGGATATTTTTTGACTGATTCTTAGTTTCTCGCCAATTTGGACAACTTGTATGTATAATAAAAAGACAAAGATTAGGCCaccaaaaaaagacaaagaTCATATTTCTAAAAGAATTTAAATAAGGCAAATTGAGTCTACCAATACACCTATATgttaaatgaatagtttaatgagttattttttttagaaaaaatatattttctattagttacaattataataattatattttatttctcaaaagtgtcggcaaatcaaaattcaaattttttaaatttttaatacccataatagtgaatattgattatttttttgataaaatgttaaaaaattagtatgattcttataaaggatgaaatgacgttttttcttataaaataatattttttaaaatataaaatttgataaatatctctttattacataaaaatgatcaataacttattgatttatgaaataggtGTACTGATACACTTTAATTTAAGGGTATACCATAGAAACTCCCTTAAGATAAACTAATAATACACACTCATGCGACCTAATCTAAAAATGTTGAATGAGCGTACGCATAAGCTTAGGTGCACAATCATATGTCTTGAAGGCCCAAAATCAAATAATCTCCAAATGGTAAAGAAGAACTCCAACctttttttacataatattaACCAAAAATTGTCTAAATAACAGGTGATAAACACATATTAACCCATTATAAAATACTATTCAATTCAACTTTTGATCCAACACATTATACTTTGAAGCTAATTCTGTCTTTCTTCTTATATTTCTGACCATAATAAAAACTTAATTGGTGTGAATTACACCTATTGTCATTTTAAACATTCAATTAGTTTAAAACAATTACACCTATTTCTTATCACCTAAACAATTACATCTATTTCTCATCACCAAGTAATTGAATGTTTTCATGACTTATGTGAATTCGCACCTATTTCTCATCACCTATTTACTCTCTTAGATTATAAAACATTCAATTAGGTGGTGATGAGAATGAGTGGACTAAGTCTTTGCATTAATTTTGTCAAGAACAAGATGttagatattttatttaataaatttattttaaagtattattgtacatattattttattaattattataattagttaattttccATTTGATTAAGTGGCATGCACGTTTCTTTTGTTGCTACTTACTTGGTCAAAACTCGTTGCCACTTAATTACTAACCGTTGAGTCAAAtcctaattaaaattaaaaggatTTATGATTTGCAACGTTGAAAACTAAAGGTCTACAAttggttttatatatatatatatatatatatatatatatatatatatatatatatatatatatatatatatatatatatatatatagggtgtatCAAGTGAGAGTGGTTTTATTATGAGAGGTGAGAGGAGTAAATCACAGCCCTTGGATCAATCATTActatgatatttaatttttattaatgtagGTAATCTTTCATACCTTCATCCCCTTATTTCTCTCGCGTTCTTATTATTCTTGTTTTCTCATATTTCATCCACGATGCCCCCACTACACATCTATCTTTCTACTTGAAATCGATTGGtttatcttcattttcatttgaattGCTTTGTTCCCCTGTTCTAaatccttatttaatttttacattGAAATTGCTTTGTTCCCATGTGCTCTTCTCCTCATGTGTAATTGACCTAAAATAACAATTCTTCTTTAACCTAAAACACCAAAAATTggttattattatgattattctTTTGAACAAGAAAAGGGTTATATTTCTGAACAACGAATTGCCTCCTACGAGTGTTGCTGTTCTTACTTCCCCAGAATTATGATTTCCAGTTTTGTACCATTTATGCAGCTATAAgaatcgttgttgttgttgtcaatCTCTtcccaaacaaaaatcaaattaaaacataaactttttttttaaaaatcaaccccAAAGCTTCGATATTCAACAATGGAGGCTTGCTATTCATGCTTTTCAATCAAACAAATCTCTTCTTTGAAATAATATTGAATTCtcttatttcacttttttttttaatttcataaattaatttaatttcttataaagtaagttGAAAAATTAGAATCCAAAGGTAgaataaaaaagttttcaaatctGGAAAtcttaagaagaagaagaagaagaagaggaaatttGTAGGAGGCAAAATAAACCAAAACAgtacgaagaagaagaaggagaaaaggAAGCCACGCTTGAGAAGAATGGGAGATTAATCACATGGTTTTAGTATATTTTAAAGCTAAAAGCATCTTAGCCATTGGATTTAATCGGATGGTTGCTAATtacttctctcatctctcactaTAACAAGTCCTCTTACTTGATATGGGAGAAGTTAGATTAAAACCGTATTAATGGCTAGGAGTTGTTAACATACACAcacttattttttaagaaggtgtgttttagcaacattcaccttaaggtgtatttaacaactttttagttatatcttcgctaaaacacaccttaataaaaactagtagatgtatcctagcaaaccccAATATATATAAACGTCGTTGGAGCAAGAGAGGCAGAATTACATTGGATTAGGTTGTAAGCTATTCCATATATTATATACAGTACTTATGCAAAAGATGagtaaaaattataaagaaatttaGTTTCCTCGAGTATCTAAAAAGTTGCTTCCGAGACTTGTTAATTCACGTACGGTGCTAGTAAGAAGTGGTTGTTATATCttggaaaatattataaaagtgataatattattttatcatatccgGCAATCGTTGGATCTAAAAAGGGGTCCTGATTAACTTCTAATTTTTAAGTTGCACCACTGATCTCTTTTGTTTCGTTCTCAACTATGCCCCCTTTATACTCCTTTTCTCATTTCCGGTTCTGTAATTATGTTTCGTTTTACATTCTTTATTGAACGCCTCAGTCAATAATGgagatgttttcttttttactctGTTTAATTCTAAATCCAAATATTCCAACACAAGAAACTTAATTGGTcatgaaaattttcaatttttatcttATGCTATCCCGTTTAAaaacttgattactattagagtGGACTAAAGTCTTCCcaataatctttaaaaaaagtcaTTCCCAATAGTCTTCCTCAAGTTACTTTCTAGAAATGAAAATTcctcaaatgttttaaaaactgaaCCGGACAAAACCATGGTTGAAACACTTAAACAACCCAATCATGGTTCAATCAGTTGAACTGTCCAGTTTAGTTTTTAAAACTTTGAAATTATTACGAGTCTCAGTTAGAAATTTGTGAAGTTAGAAGTTCATCTTTGATGATTACATTGACATTTTTTTGTGTATGAATGACAGATGAATTCGCGGAAGCATGGTTCCGCCCCAATTCCTGAGCCAATTTTAGTACGTGTGAGAGAGCTAGCAGAGATAAATTCTCAAGTACCTTCAAATTCCAGTTCAAGCAAGTTCACAGCTAATGGTGCAAGGAGTATGCATATGGAGACTTGCAGTAGTGTTGTAAATATTGTTTAACGGCTcaaaatttccaacaaaaaaaagagtattaaCCTATGCTCTTCTTTAAACCAATCCTTTTTTTTAGATGCATATGGTTTAGTAATGTTGTAGGCAGTTGAGAGGTTGATCAGATGCTTAAAGTACGGAGGAAGCGTATAATATAATGTCTTAACTCTTAAGTTATTATTCATTATGGCTGTTTCAATGGTTGTAAATTGTGTTTtatagaaaggaaaaaagtaCTAATCCTATGATGATTGTGAGTCTTCTAATAATAGCcttttttatatatgaaaatagATTTTTCAAGTTTAATTTTGATCATGTTTAACCTCAAGAGAATTGCTCTACAGACCTCTCAGTTTCGCTCAAAAGTTCACTGATTTATAGGATTGTAAGTTTGTAACTTCCGAttgctttctttttatttccatCACTTCGTGTAGCTCATGATCAACTTATTTCGTAGGTTGAACAATCCAAAAAGTGTATATAGAAATCTTCTAATCTTAAACtttaaacatatcaaaattGAACATGAGATTATGGGGTATTGGACGGTGAGATtatagaaaa from Medicago truncatula cultivar Jemalong A17 chromosome 8, MtrunA17r5.0-ANR, whole genome shotgun sequence includes the following:
- the LOC11424339 gene encoding disease resistance protein RPV1; its protein translation is MHNINLVFFVCLLFMSKLKGEVENPTSDTNCPYSSEFQCSVPQSDKHDVFVSFRGLDIREGFLSHLVEALSRKEIVFFVDNKLRKGDEIAQSLFEAIETSSISLVIFSQNYASSKWCLDELVKIVECREKDGQILLPVFYKVDPTVVRHQKGTYANAFAEHEQKYNLNKVKQWRSSLKKSADISGFHSSQFLYDAELVEEIVKSVLKRLDHVRVVNSKGVIGIEKQISYVESLLQVESQDVRAIGIWGMSGIGKTIIVEGVYKRLCSEYDGCYFKANISEEWGGHENMYLKKDIFSTLLGEHNLKFDAQYGLPYFVERRLRRMKVLVVLDDVKDPQQLEILIGTLDWFGTGSRIIVTTKDKQVVAKMVVDNDIYEVKALDFDDSFRPISISQCLNITQRMEMAHEGSNISNSILLNIWNWLWQTLIDFIYVCAVQFFMMLVIFSVIYFCVGIFITVVKNVFYVLEEVLSWMQSFCK